The following proteins come from a genomic window of Pseudomonas hygromyciniae:
- a CDS encoding TetR/AcrR family transcriptional regulator has translation MTSTTLTSAAERIAYLALDQFAEHGYDAASLNDIAVRAGIKKASLYAHFSSKDALYVVALELALRAELDYVQSQFAKNSRSIKAPGEVYIDNLQRRYNQNESLRFLLRAAFYPPTPLRDVVMSGFNDYMATIRSHFQKGLLKAYPGVEDQASEALAEAYLVTIDSLHVELTYGDAKAYSRRLDALQRLSQAVGYEEIIRRLHG, from the coding sequence ATGACATCCACCACCCTGACCTCGGCAGCCGAACGCATCGCGTATCTGGCACTGGACCAATTTGCCGAGCATGGTTATGACGCCGCGTCGCTGAATGATATCGCCGTGCGCGCGGGCATCAAAAAGGCCTCGCTGTACGCGCATTTTTCGAGCAAGGATGCGCTGTACGTGGTCGCACTCGAACTCGCACTGCGCGCCGAACTGGACTACGTGCAAAGCCAGTTTGCGAAAAACTCACGATCGATCAAGGCCCCCGGCGAGGTCTACATCGACAACCTGCAACGCCGCTACAACCAGAATGAATCCCTGCGATTTTTGCTCAGGGCCGCATTTTATCCGCCGACGCCGCTGAGGGACGTGGTCATGTCCGGGTTCAATGACTACATGGCCACGATCCGCAGTCACTTCCAGAAAGGCTTACTTAAAGCCTATCCAGGCGTAGAGGACCAGGCCAGTGAAGCACTGGCAGAGGCCTATCTGGTGACGATCGACAGCCTGCATGTCGAGCTGACCTATGGTGACGCAAAGGCCTATTCCCGCCGCCTGGATGCACTGCAACGATTGTCGCAGGCGGTCGGGTACGAGGAGATTATTCGGCGACTACACGGGTAA
- a CDS encoding multidrug effflux MFS transporter, with translation MNSQPTPRVALRLAIGLGLIGALGPSAVDMYLSSLPEIAREYQSSFASVQLTLTFFLLAMGAGQLIFGPIVDAYGRRRPLLAGLVVFTLCSLGAAWAPTLETLIALRFVQGLGSALTLVVIMSMVRDVSEGVAATKLFALLMTIEGVAPIFAPALGGVIDTHYGWRAVMLVLAAFGLAVLGNSWLSLPETLAVSQREPLRLGAACRTYLTIARDRHFLRPTLAVAAVFFFLFAYIGGATLVYQQTYGLSPQAFGMLFGVTGVAILIGAMSAGKLVSRLGLGRLSLIGVSCMAGGSAIAMASTLTDLGLPGIVAGMALALFGLGIAESTLMSLVMSSQKRALGSTAALLGAFQLSVSASATPLSALALTYGPVAWTTLLLASALLTCLLTTISLPRGPGETFDLAGH, from the coding sequence ATGAATTCGCAACCCACCCCCAGGGTCGCCCTGAGGCTGGCTATTGGCCTGGGACTGATCGGCGCCCTTGGCCCATCGGCTGTCGATATGTACCTGTCGAGCCTTCCCGAGATTGCCCGCGAATATCAGAGCAGCTTCGCCAGTGTGCAGTTGACCCTGACGTTCTTCCTCCTGGCCATGGGCGCCGGCCAGTTGATCTTCGGGCCTATCGTCGACGCCTACGGACGCCGCCGGCCCCTGCTGGCCGGCCTTGTGGTGTTTACCTTGTGCTCATTGGGCGCAGCATGGGCACCGACGCTTGAGACGCTGATCGCCCTACGCTTCGTCCAGGGGCTTGGCAGCGCCCTGACGCTGGTGGTGATCATGAGTATGGTCCGCGACGTCAGCGAAGGCGTGGCCGCGACCAAGCTCTTCGCATTGCTGATGACCATCGAAGGCGTCGCGCCTATCTTCGCCCCGGCACTGGGCGGGGTCATCGACACTCACTACGGCTGGCGTGCGGTGATGCTGGTGCTCGCTGCATTTGGCCTGGCGGTACTGGGCAACAGCTGGCTGTCGCTGCCGGAAACCCTGGCCGTCAGTCAAAGGGAGCCCTTGCGCCTGGGCGCTGCCTGCCGCACTTACCTGACGATTGCCAGGGACCGGCATTTCCTGCGACCGACCCTGGCCGTGGCCGCCGTGTTCTTCTTTCTGTTTGCCTACATCGGCGGCGCGACACTGGTCTACCAGCAGACCTACGGCCTGAGCCCACAAGCCTTTGGCATGCTGTTCGGGGTCACGGGTGTAGCCATCCTGATCGGAGCGATGAGCGCCGGCAAACTGGTCAGTCGGCTAGGCTTGGGCCGCCTGTCGCTGATCGGCGTGTCATGCATGGCCGGTGGCTCGGCAATCGCGATGGCATCCACCCTGACCGACCTGGGTCTGCCCGGTATAGTGGCGGGCATGGCCCTTGCCCTGTTTGGCCTGGGCATCGCCGAATCCACGCTGATGTCGCTGGTGATGTCCTCGCAAAAGCGCGCGCTGGGATCCACCGCTGCACTGCTGGGCGCGTTTCAACTGTCCGTTTCCGCGAGCGCGACGCCACTCTCTGCATTGGCGCTGACCTATGGACCGGTGGCTTGGACAACACTGCTGCTGGCCAGTGCATTGCTGACCTGCCTGCTGACGACCATCAGCCTGCCCCGGGGGCCGGGCGAAACCTTTGACCTGGCCGGGCACTGA
- a CDS encoding EAL domain-containing response regulator, which yields MSFLPIRVLVVEDHPFKQLVATQAFQEAGCDSVLGVDDVSAALQLLDHTGAVDIVLCALKEEGMPGLATLELLGRSHRFKALIICSAIAPDLQDAIERMVGMLGVSVLGYVDVPVRAGSITPLLSRYLETTLSTKHAPQKARYRSVSQARLEQAIAGHELKAFFQPKFNLATGEVASLEVLARWQHPQYGVLGPAGFLPQVSQFGLMDELFFALLDQGLAFLQTAQTQGRVLSLAFNLDAQQLSNESLLAHLASALERYAIPASCLTFEITESGLLEVSPRVLETLIRLRMMGAGLSIDDFGIGYSSLERLCLLPFTEIKLDACFVRDLDRSRRNRAVISSTLALAQALDMAVVVEGIEHESQRQHLLNLGCLQGQGYLCARPMDATRTLSWLAIKLASHSTL from the coding sequence ATGTCCTTTCTGCCGATTCGTGTCCTGGTCGTCGAAGATCACCCCTTCAAGCAGCTCGTTGCCACTCAGGCCTTCCAGGAGGCAGGATGTGACAGCGTGCTGGGCGTGGATGATGTGAGCGCAGCGCTGCAGTTGTTGGACCACACAGGGGCGGTGGATATCGTGCTCTGTGCCCTGAAGGAGGAGGGCATGCCGGGGCTGGCGACGCTTGAGCTACTTGGCCGTAGCCATCGGTTCAAGGCGCTCATCATTTGCAGTGCTATTGCCCCAGACCTGCAGGACGCCATTGAGCGTATGGTCGGCATGCTTGGGGTCAGCGTCCTGGGGTATGTCGATGTGCCGGTGCGCGCTGGGTCGATAACGCCGCTGTTAAGCCGATATCTGGAAACCACCCTTTCCACCAAGCACGCACCGCAGAAGGCTCGCTACAGGAGCGTCAGCCAGGCGCGCCTGGAACAGGCCATTGCCGGGCATGAGCTCAAGGCATTTTTTCAACCCAAGTTCAATTTGGCGACCGGTGAAGTCGCCAGCCTCGAAGTTCTCGCGCGCTGGCAGCATCCGCAGTACGGCGTGCTAGGGCCGGCGGGCTTCCTGCCCCAGGTCAGCCAGTTCGGTTTGATGGATGAGCTGTTTTTTGCCCTGCTGGACCAGGGCTTAGCCTTCTTGCAAACGGCGCAGACGCAGGGGCGGGTATTGTCACTGGCGTTTAATCTGGACGCACAGCAACTGTCCAATGAGTCACTGCTGGCGCATCTAGCCTCGGCGTTGGAGCGCTACGCCATACCGGCGTCGTGCCTGACGTTCGAGATCACCGAAAGCGGCCTGCTGGAAGTCTCTCCCCGAGTGCTCGAAACCTTGATCCGCCTGCGGATGATGGGCGCCGGCCTGTCTATAGATGATTTTGGTATTGGCTACTCGTCGTTGGAGCGCCTGTGCCTGTTGCCATTCACCGAGATCAAGCTCGATGCATGCTTTGTGCGCGACCTTGATCGCAGCCGGCGTAACCGTGCAGTGATCAGCAGCACCCTGGCATTGGCTCAAGCGCTGGATATGGCGGTTGTAGTAGAGGGCATAGAGCACGAAAGCCAGCGCCAGCACCTGCTCAACTTGGGCTGCCTTCAGGGCCAGGGCTATCTCTGCGCACGCCCCATGGACGCCACGCGTACGCTCTCGTGGCTGGCAATAAAACTGGCATCACACAGCACGCTCTGA
- a CDS encoding VOC family protein: MPHKNTICLWFDGAALEAANFYARTFPDSTVDAVHKAPGDYPAGKQGDVLTVEFTVMGIPCLGLNGGPGIQHNQAFSFQVATDDQGETDRLWQAIVGNGGEEVACGWCRDKWGLSWQITPRVLTAAIIHPDPAAAKRAFNAMMGMVKIDIAGIEAALKEG; encoded by the coding sequence ATGCCCCACAAAAACACCATCTGCCTCTGGTTCGACGGCGCCGCACTGGAGGCTGCCAACTTCTACGCCCGCACATTCCCGGACAGTACGGTAGACGCCGTCCATAAAGCCCCAGGCGATTATCCCGCGGGCAAGCAGGGCGATGTCCTGACCGTCGAGTTCACCGTCATGGGCATCCCGTGCCTGGGCCTCAATGGCGGGCCGGGTATCCAGCACAACCAGGCGTTTTCATTCCAGGTGGCCACTGATGACCAGGGCGAAACGGATCGCCTGTGGCAGGCGATTGTCGGCAATGGGGGCGAGGAGGTTGCCTGTGGCTGGTGCCGTGACAAGTGGGGCCTCTCCTGGCAAATCACCCCGCGGGTGCTCACGGCAGCGATCATCCATCCCGATCCTGCGGCGGCCAAACGCGCATTCAATGCAATGATGGGCATGGTGAAAATCGACATCGCTGGCATTGAGGCGGCGCTCAAGGAGGGATGA
- a CDS encoding GGDEF domain-containing protein: protein MNGLGREQHQDFFIEEQVRTDRLRQLFRQSVSAVFGSYLAAGMLCWLCWDRLEPRLMIGWLVLLAGSSVLRLSMFLQYFRSPRSERTPQRWERHYWITLVLSAGIWGMGAFAVMPADDRLTQALVMLFAVGMSVSAVSCYSAYRYMTIVSMALVLLPCTLWLLFQPSKMQMGMAVAVLVFSSFVVGASRKLSEALETAFRLTREIERAHSISTRAAQTDELTGLMNRRAFFEKAQVLYDQCKRTHQPLCALMLDMDHFKAINDNYGHQVGDQVLREIGQVINASFRQSDIYGRLGGEEFAVLLPDTTLEVAREIGEQLIRAIARLSIDPVQVLSASLGVASNYAVGDDLQHLMNAADQALYRAKAMGRNQVAVAS, encoded by the coding sequence ATGAATGGCCTTGGGCGTGAGCAGCACCAGGATTTTTTCATCGAAGAGCAGGTGCGCACTGATCGCCTGCGTCAGTTGTTTCGCCAATCCGTCTCTGCGGTTTTTGGCAGCTATCTGGCCGCAGGCATGCTCTGCTGGCTATGTTGGGACCGGCTTGAACCCCGGCTGATGATCGGTTGGCTGGTATTGCTGGCCGGCTCGTCGGTCCTGCGTTTGTCGATGTTCCTCCAGTATTTTCGCAGCCCCCGCAGCGAGCGCACGCCCCAGCGCTGGGAGCGTCATTATTGGATCACCCTGGTGTTGTCGGCCGGGATCTGGGGCATGGGGGCCTTTGCCGTGATGCCCGCCGATGACCGCTTGACCCAGGCCCTGGTCATGCTCTTTGCCGTGGGCATGTCGGTCAGCGCGGTGTCGTGCTACTCGGCCTACCGTTACATGACCATAGTGTCCATGGCCCTGGTGCTGTTGCCGTGCACCCTGTGGTTGTTGTTTCAACCTTCCAAGATGCAGATGGGCATGGCTGTTGCCGTGCTGGTGTTCTCGTCATTTGTCGTGGGCGCTTCGCGTAAATTGTCCGAGGCTCTGGAGACGGCGTTTCGCCTGACCCGCGAAATAGAGCGGGCCCACAGTATTTCAACGCGCGCCGCGCAAACCGATGAACTCACCGGGCTGATGAACCGCCGCGCGTTCTTCGAAAAAGCCCAGGTGCTCTATGACCAATGCAAGCGCACTCACCAGCCGTTATGTGCGCTGATGCTGGACATGGATCACTTCAAGGCGATCAACGACAACTATGGACATCAGGTCGGGGATCAGGTGTTGCGCGAGATCGGCCAGGTGATCAACGCGTCTTTTCGCCAGTCGGATATCTACGGGCGGCTGGGGGGTGAAGAGTTTGCGGTGTTGCTACCTGATACCACCCTGGAAGTGGCGCGAGAGATCGGCGAACAACTGATCCGCGCCATTGCTCGCTTGAGCATCGACCCGGTACAGGTATTGAGTGCGAGCCTGGGAGTGGCATCGAACTATGCTGTGGGTGACGACTTGCAGCACTTGATGAATGCCGCCGACCAAGCCCTGTACCGCGCCAAGGCCATGGGGCGCAACCAGGTGGCGGTTGCGTCCTAG
- a CDS encoding response regulator yields the protein MTDWLQGCGEMAERVRRHDWANTPLGSMDQWPDVLKTTLSLSLASHFPQAIVWGPELITLYNDAFRPILGNKPDALGQPFSTIWQEAWRQISPIADAAFAGHATFIEDFPLIVERGAAPEQAYFTFCYSPIRDACGSVVGMLDTVTETTSSVFMARRLSVLDAISNGVANATDPAAIMAATTQILATHLNLSNCAYADMDADEDGFTIRGNWAAPGSPSIVGYYRLADFGQLAVERLQAGEPLIINDNLTELTPEEAATFQAIGVTATICMPLIKSGRLTALMAIHDRVPRRWSSYDLALLGEVTERSWAHIERVRADAIVREGLSALADLNATLEQRVVERTTLLNQTEAALRQSQKLEAIGQLTGGVAHDFNNLLTIIRSSVDFLRMPNLPEERRQRYMSAVTDTVERASKLTSQLLAFARRQPLNPQVFNVGQRVQNIGDMLETVTGARIHVSVQLPQLASYVCADSSQFETALINIALNARDAMDGQGTLVLRLERDQPLPCIRGHGGSAKPFVAISLADTGSGIAQATFERIFEPFFTTKEVGKGTGLGLSQVFGFAKQSGGNVDVASVLGQGTVFTLYLPQVEPESILDNTVQTALELNPDAARRRILIVEDNLEVGRFANQILQDLGYQTVWATHAEEALEMIGPDARAFDGVFSDVVMPGMGGVALARELRRRRPDLPVILTSGYSAELASCGYDGFEFLAKPYSADQISRVLAKIMGKD from the coding sequence ATGACAGACTGGCTACAAGGCTGCGGTGAGATGGCCGAACGGGTTCGCCGCCATGACTGGGCCAATACTCCCCTGGGGTCGATGGACCAATGGCCGGATGTGCTCAAGACTACCTTGTCGTTGAGCCTTGCCTCCCATTTCCCCCAGGCGATAGTCTGGGGTCCCGAGTTGATCACCCTGTACAACGACGCGTTCCGCCCGATCCTCGGTAACAAGCCCGACGCACTGGGCCAGCCCTTCAGTACGATCTGGCAGGAAGCCTGGCGCCAGATCAGCCCGATCGCCGATGCCGCATTTGCAGGTCACGCAACGTTTATCGAAGACTTCCCGTTGATCGTCGAGCGTGGTGCTGCGCCGGAACAGGCCTATTTCACGTTTTGCTACAGCCCGATCCGCGATGCCTGCGGCAGCGTCGTAGGCATGCTCGATACCGTCACCGAAACCACCAGCTCGGTGTTCATGGCCCGCCGCCTCTCTGTGCTGGATGCGATCAGTAACGGTGTGGCCAATGCCACCGATCCTGCAGCGATCATGGCGGCCACCACGCAGATACTGGCGACCCACCTGAACCTGTCCAACTGCGCTTATGCCGACATGGACGCCGATGAAGACGGCTTTACCATTCGCGGCAACTGGGCCGCCCCAGGCTCGCCCAGCATTGTCGGGTATTACCGCCTGGCGGACTTCGGCCAATTGGCGGTCGAGCGCCTGCAAGCCGGTGAGCCGTTGATCATTAATGACAACCTCACGGAACTGACGCCCGAGGAAGCCGCGACCTTCCAGGCTATTGGCGTGACGGCGACGATTTGCATGCCGTTGATCAAGTCCGGACGCTTGACCGCGCTGATGGCCATTCACGACCGCGTGCCGCGCCGCTGGTCTTCCTACGACCTGGCGCTGCTGGGTGAGGTCACGGAGCGCTCTTGGGCGCATATCGAACGGGTACGCGCCGATGCCATCGTGCGCGAGGGCCTGTCGGCGCTGGCCGATTTGAACGCGACTCTGGAACAGCGAGTGGTGGAACGCACCACCCTGCTCAACCAGACTGAAGCGGCGTTGCGCCAGTCGCAGAAGCTTGAAGCCATCGGCCAGTTGACCGGAGGCGTGGCCCACGACTTCAACAACCTGCTGACGATCATCCGCTCGTCGGTCGACTTCCTGCGCATGCCCAACCTGCCCGAAGAGCGCCGCCAGCGCTATATGAGTGCGGTGACCGATACCGTAGAGCGTGCCAGCAAGCTGACCAGCCAATTGCTCGCATTCGCCCGACGCCAACCGCTGAACCCGCAAGTGTTCAATGTGGGCCAGCGCGTACAGAACATCGGTGACATGCTGGAGACGGTCACCGGCGCGCGGATCCATGTCAGCGTGCAATTGCCGCAACTGGCCTCTTACGTCTGCGCGGATTCCAGCCAATTTGAAACCGCCTTGATCAACATTGCCCTCAATGCCCGGGATGCGATGGACGGCCAGGGCACGCTGGTGTTGCGCCTGGAAAGAGACCAGCCACTGCCGTGCATACGCGGGCATGGCGGTTCAGCCAAACCTTTCGTGGCAATCTCCCTGGCAGACACCGGCAGCGGAATTGCCCAGGCGACCTTTGAACGCATCTTCGAGCCGTTCTTCACCACCAAGGAGGTCGGTAAGGGCACCGGGCTCGGGCTGTCACAGGTGTTCGGGTTCGCCAAGCAGTCGGGGGGCAACGTGGATGTGGCCAGCGTGCTGGGCCAGGGCACCGTATTTACGTTGTATCTGCCACAAGTGGAGCCTGAGTCGATCCTCGACAACACGGTCCAGACGGCGCTGGAACTGAACCCCGACGCCGCGCGGCGGCGCATCCTGATCGTGGAAGACAATCTGGAAGTAGGCCGCTTCGCCAACCAGATCCTGCAGGACCTGGGTTACCAGACCGTCTGGGCCACCCATGCCGAAGAGGCCCTGGAGATGATCGGCCCGGATGCACGGGCGTTCGACGGGGTGTTTTCCGACGTGGTGATGCCGGGCATGGGTGGCGTGGCGCTGGCCCGGGAGTTGCGCCGACGCCGGCCCGACCTGCCGGTAATCCTCACGTCCGGCTACAGCGCGGAACTGGCCAGTTGCGGCTATGACGGCTTCGAGTTCCTGGCCAAGCCTTACTCCGCCGACCAGATTTCACGGGTACTGGCCAAGATCATGGGCAAGGATTGA
- a CDS encoding CAP domain-containing protein: MRVLSLMMGVTTMAASLVFCATASASEESQLIDSINQYRSQLQRCGDQGSQELPPLAVDPRLVLPVNNVGDLQQALAQAAYPMVNVQAISLSGPRDAQSAMKAVRESFCRVVLDPQFVDIGVSNNGQDWRIVLARPLLSRGLASSQEAGPQLLEMVNAARKQPRQCGEQAFEATTPLAWNAQLASAADSHARNMANHNFFDHLDRDGRTPGDRAELAGYVAQQVGENIAAGLDTPRKVVDGWLASPGHCANLMNPRFRELGAAYGLDPKSDAGIYWTALLGAQ, from the coding sequence ATGCGCGTTCTGTCATTGATGATGGGTGTTACCACAATGGCCGCCAGCCTGGTGTTTTGCGCCACCGCGTCGGCGAGCGAAGAGAGTCAACTGATCGACTCCATCAACCAGTACCGCAGCCAACTACAGCGCTGTGGCGACCAGGGTTCCCAGGAGTTGCCACCGCTGGCGGTCGACCCGCGTCTGGTATTGCCAGTCAATAATGTCGGCGACTTGCAACAGGCCTTGGCCCAGGCGGCCTACCCAATGGTGAATGTGCAGGCGATCAGCCTGTCCGGGCCTCGCGACGCGCAATCGGCGATGAAAGCGGTGCGCGAGAGTTTCTGCCGGGTGGTGCTGGACCCGCAGTTCGTCGATATCGGCGTCAGCAACAATGGCCAGGACTGGCGCATCGTCCTCGCCCGCCCGCTGTTGAGCCGCGGCCTGGCCAGCTCACAGGAAGCCGGCCCGCAATTGCTGGAGATGGTCAACGCCGCGCGCAAGCAGCCGCGCCAATGTGGTGAGCAGGCCTTCGAGGCCACCACGCCACTGGCCTGGAACGCGCAACTGGCGAGCGCCGCCGACAGTCATGCACGCAACATGGCCAACCACAATTTCTTCGACCACTTGGACCGTGACGGCCGCACCCCAGGCGATCGCGCGGAACTGGCTGGCTATGTGGCCCAGCAGGTCGGTGAAAATATTGCAGCGGGCCTGGATACGCCGCGCAAAGTGGTCGATGGCTGGCTCGCCAGCCCCGGGCATTGCGCCAACTTGATGAACCCACGGTTTCGCGAATTGGGTGCCGCCTATGGGCTGGATCCGAAAAGCGACGCGGGGATTTACTGGACGGCGCTGCTAGGCGCGCAATAG
- a CDS encoding MFS transporter: MTAKAHNPATVETPAQTKKRLRKVAAATIFGSMLEWYDFYLYATMAAIVFSKIFFDNSDPKTATLMAFSTFAIGFIARPFGGILFGYLGDKFGRKHVLVLTFCMMGVCTTLIGLIPSYASIGIWAPIILVFIRIIQGLGAGAELSGAAVTSYEHASEGKRGSQGAWPALGLNLGLLLSSLTVYLLTINGNEFLLAGGWRIPFICSIALVGVGLWVRNSIPETPEFKELSQEPAKAKVSPLKALFKNDLKGLAVVFFVAIGYNALSYIFKTFSLAYLTQFKGVDVHVTSLSVTIASLVAIVAVPCFGWLCDKWSSKSVLVLGGVLSLLFAYPFLALLNTGESLMIYLAIGIGTGILAPMMFAPQGSFLSRQFPTQTRSSGFGTGREIGTAIAGGLAPLGALSMVAASTTHSTDGVVIILAIASVLVVVFALCDQGRKHSAFKN; the protein is encoded by the coding sequence ATGACGGCAAAAGCCCACAACCCCGCCACGGTGGAAACCCCGGCACAAACCAAGAAACGCCTGCGCAAGGTCGCTGCCGCCACCATCTTTGGTTCGATGCTGGAGTGGTATGACTTCTACCTCTACGCAACCATGGCGGCGATTGTCTTTTCGAAGATCTTCTTTGATAACAGTGATCCGAAGACCGCGACCCTGATGGCGTTCTCCACCTTCGCCATCGGCTTTATCGCCCGCCCCTTCGGCGGCATTCTGTTCGGCTACCTGGGCGACAAGTTCGGTCGTAAACATGTGCTGGTGTTGACCTTCTGCATGATGGGCGTGTGCACCACGCTGATCGGTCTGATCCCCAGCTACGCGTCGATTGGCATCTGGGCGCCAATCATTCTGGTGTTTATCCGCATCATCCAGGGCCTGGGCGCCGGTGCCGAGTTGTCGGGCGCGGCGGTCACTTCCTACGAGCATGCTTCAGAAGGCAAGCGCGGCAGCCAAGGTGCCTGGCCGGCGCTGGGCTTGAACCTCGGCCTGCTGCTGTCATCGCTGACCGTGTACCTGCTGACCATCAATGGCAATGAGTTCCTGCTGGCCGGCGGCTGGCGCATCCCGTTTATCTGCAGCATCGCCCTGGTGGGTGTGGGCCTGTGGGTGCGTAACAGCATTCCGGAAACCCCGGAGTTCAAGGAGTTGAGCCAGGAGCCGGCCAAGGCCAAGGTCTCGCCGCTCAAGGCCCTGTTCAAGAACGACCTCAAGGGCCTGGCCGTGGTGTTCTTCGTGGCTATTGGCTACAACGCCCTGAGCTACATCTTCAAGACCTTTTCCCTGGCCTACCTCACCCAGTTCAAGGGTGTCGACGTGCATGTCACTTCGCTGTCGGTAACCATCGCCAGTCTGGTCGCCATTGTCGCCGTGCCGTGCTTCGGCTGGCTGTGTGACAAGTGGAGCAGCAAGTCGGTACTGGTGCTTGGCGGCGTGCTGTCGCTGCTGTTCGCCTACCCGTTCCTGGCGCTGTTGAACACCGGTGAAAGCCTGATGATCTACCTGGCCATCGGGATCGGCACCGGGATCCTCGCGCCAATGATGTTCGCCCCCCAGGGCTCGTTTCTCAGCCGCCAGTTTCCGACGCAGACCCGCTCTTCGGGCTTTGGTACCGGGCGTGAAATCGGTACGGCCATCGCCGGTGGCTTGGCGCCGCTGGGTGCCTTGTCGATGGTCGCAGCCTCGACCACGCACTCGACAGACGGCGTGGTAATCATCCTCGCCATCGCCTCGGTGCTGGTGGTCGTGTTTGCCCTGTGTGACCAGGGCCGCAAGCACTCGGCATTCAAGAACTGA
- the lhgO gene encoding L-2-hydroxyglutarate oxidase, with amino-acid sequence MIYDFCIIGGGIVGLATAMELLKRQPNASLVILEKEALLAKHQTGHNSGVIHAGIYYAPGSLKADLCKRGAEATKQFCSEHGIKFEVCGKLLVASTALEVQRMEALYARSQLNGMKVERLDAEQLRAREPNIVGLGGLFLDATGIVDYRQVCETMAEVIRRNGGEICLEKTVTAIAEDTDKVTVSTHDGAWQARHLVVCAGLQSDRLATLAGIDIDHQIIPFRGEYFRLPASKNNIVNHLIYPIPDPELPFLGVHLTRMIDGSVTVGPNAVLGLGRENYKKFSINWKDVAEYARFPGFWKTIWQNLGSGSVEMKNSLFKSGYLEQCRKYCPSLELDDLLPYEAGIRAQAVMRDGTLVHDFLFAQTPRMLHVCNAPSPAATSAIPIGEMIADRMFTPN; translated from the coding sequence ATGATTTATGACTTTTGCATCATCGGCGGCGGGATTGTCGGCCTGGCCACCGCGATGGAGCTGCTCAAGCGCCAGCCCAACGCGTCCCTGGTGATCCTGGAAAAGGAAGCGCTACTGGCCAAACACCAGACCGGTCACAACAGCGGCGTGATCCATGCCGGCATCTACTACGCGCCGGGCAGCCTGAAGGCCGACCTGTGCAAACGCGGCGCCGAAGCCACCAAACAGTTCTGCAGCGAGCATGGGATCAAGTTCGAGGTGTGCGGCAAATTGCTGGTGGCCTCCACCGCCCTGGAAGTGCAGCGCATGGAAGCGCTCTATGCGCGCTCGCAACTCAACGGGATGAAGGTCGAGCGCCTGGACGCCGAGCAACTGCGCGCCCGCGAGCCGAATATCGTCGGCCTGGGCGGGCTGTTCCTCGACGCTACCGGGATTGTTGACTACCGCCAGGTCTGCGAGACCATGGCCGAGGTAATTCGCCGCAATGGCGGTGAGATCTGCCTGGAAAAAACCGTCACCGCGATTGCCGAAGACACCGACAAAGTCACCGTCAGCACCCACGATGGCGCCTGGCAGGCGCGGCACCTGGTGGTGTGCGCCGGCCTGCAATCGGACCGCCTGGCGACCCTGGCCGGGATTGATATCGACCACCAGATCATCCCGTTCCGTGGCGAGTATTTCCGCTTGCCGGCGTCGAAGAACAACATCGTCAACCACTTGATCTACCCGATCCCGGATCCGGAATTGCCGTTCCTGGGGGTGCACCTGACCCGCATGATCGATGGCAGCGTCACCGTCGGCCCCAATGCCGTGCTGGGCCTGGGCCGGGAGAACTACAAGAAGTTTTCCATCAACTGGAAGGATGTGGCCGAGTACGCGCGCTTCCCCGGGTTCTGGAAAACCATCTGGCAGAACCTCGGCTCCGGCAGCGTAGAAATGAAGAACTCATTGTTCAAGTCCGGCTACCTGGAGCAGTGCCGCAAGTATTGCCCATCCCTGGAACTCGACGATCTGCTGCCCTATGAAGCCGGGATCCGCGCCCAGGCGGTGATGCGTGACGGCACTTTGGTACACGACTTTCTGTTCGCCCAGACGCCACGCATGTTGCACGTTTGCAACGCGCCGTCACCGGCGGCCACCTCTGCCATTCCGATTGGCGAAATGATCGCCGACCGCATGTTCACCCCCAACTGA